A genomic stretch from Dermochelys coriacea isolate rDerCor1 chromosome 24, rDerCor1.pri.v4, whole genome shotgun sequence includes:
- the LOC119848050 gene encoding immunoglobulin alpha-2 heavy chain-like isoform X2, translating into MNMIFAEYLVLSSLVLGVQLFLHQTQRIQFVEVSETAKIHCSSTENLEGGSSMFWYLRREGEKPTCIKRCLDDQNVSKFACKHETHNSTLEISNVQKTESGIYYCAFEYSSYLIFGNGTTLIVGDSYSNSSWVMLLVPFPYGSQVTGTANLACVIHGVSSPVHVSWSVSGELQEQGLTRSLKAKDGSLMLINHINVPMDTWTSGKNFTCEVKFNSSGNSVKTSTRYPAASSTAPASKCSHYIVPLAAVAGLLLLLVSLSLVWTLCPSTLGFQPRISAPPASEEHQGGILYAHLDFDSRNRNGRTMQRSARGKRVKA; encoded by the exons ATGAATATGATCTTTGCCGAGTATCTGGTTTTATCTTCCTTAG TGCTTGGAGTGCAGTTATTTCTGCACCAGACTCAGCGGATCCAGTTTGTTGAAGTTAGTGAAACCGCAAAGATCCACTGTTCTTCCACAGAAAACTTGGAAGGAGGAAGTAGCATGTTTTGGTATTTGAGAagagaaggtgaaaaacccaCCTGCATTAAGCGCTGTTTGGATGATCAAAATGTAAGTAAATTTGCTTGCAAACATGAGACACACAACTCGACGCTGGAAATCAGCAATGTCCAAAAGACTGAGTCTGGCATTTACTACTGTGCATTTGAATACAGTAGCTACCTGATTTTTGGAAATGGAACCACACTGATCGTTGGAG ACAGTTATTCCAACAGTAGCTGGGTGATGCTTCTGGTCCCATTTCCATATGGCAGTCAAGTCACTGGGACAGCAAATCTGGCTTGTGTGATCCATGGAGTGTCCAGCCCAGTCCATGTTTCCTGGAGTGTTTcgggggagctgcaggaacagGGGCTGACACGATCATTGAAAGCAAAGGATGGATCTTTAATGCTCATAAATCACATCAACGTCCCTATGGACACCTGGACTAGTGGGAAGAATTTCACCTGTGAAGTCAAATTCAACTCTTCTGGCAACAGTGTGAAGACAAGTACCAGGTATCCTGCAG CTTcctccacagcccctgccagcaaGTGCTCACATTACATTGTGCCCCTTGCGGCTGTTGCTGGTCTGCTGCTGCTATTGGTGTCTCTGAGCCTCGTCTGGACCCTCTGCCCTTCCACTCTGG GATTCCAGCCCAGGATCTCAGCACCCCCAGCTTCCGAGGAGCACCAG GGTGGAATCTTATACGCTCATCTGGATTTTGATTCGCGGAATCGCAATGGGCGCACGATGCAGCGATCAGCCAGAGGGAAACGTGTAAAAGCCTGA
- the LOC119848050 gene encoding immunoglobulin alpha-2 heavy chain-like isoform X3, with translation MNMIFAKYLVLSSLVLGVQLFLHQTQRIQFVEVSETAKIHCSSTENLEGGSSMFWYLRREGEKPTCIKRCLDDQNVSKFACKHETHNSTLEISNVQKTESGIYYCAFEYSSYLIFGNGTTLIVGDSYSNSSWVMLLVPFPYGSQVTGTANLACVIHGVSSPVHVSWSVSGELQEQGLTRSLKAKDGSLMLINHINVPMDTWTSGKNFTCEVKFNSSGNSVKTSTRYPAASSTAPASKCSHYIVPLAAVAGLLLLLVSLSLVWTLCPSTLGFQPRISAPPASEEHQGGILYAHLDFDSRNRNGRTMQRSARGKRVKA, from the exons TGCTTGGAGTGCAGTTATTTCTGCACCAGACTCAGCGGATCCAGTTTGTTGAAGTTAGTGAAACCGCAAAGATCCACTGTTCTTCCACAGAAAACTTGGAAGGAGGAAGTAGCATGTTTTGGTATTTGAGAagagaaggtgaaaaacccaCCTGCATTAAGCGCTGTTTGGATGATCAAAATGTAAGTAAATTTGCTTGCAAACATGAGACACACAACTCGACGCTGGAAATCAGCAATGTCCAAAAGACTGAGTCTGGCATTTACTACTGTGCATTTGAATACAGTAGCTACCTGATTTTTGGAAATGGAACCACACTGATCGTTGGAG ACAGTTATTCCAACAGTAGCTGGGTGATGCTTCTGGTCCCATTTCCATATGGCAGTCAAGTCACTGGGACAGCAAATCTGGCTTGTGTGATCCATGGAGTGTCCAGCCCAGTCCATGTTTCCTGGAGTGTTTcgggggagctgcaggaacagGGGCTGACACGATCATTGAAAGCAAAGGATGGATCTTTAATGCTCATAAATCACATCAACGTCCCTATGGACACCTGGACTAGTGGGAAGAATTTCACCTGTGAAGTCAAATTCAACTCTTCTGGCAACAGTGTGAAGACAAGTACCAGGTATCCTGCAG CTTcctccacagcccctgccagcaaGTGCTCACATTACATTGTGCCCCTTGCGGCTGTTGCTGGTCTGCTGCTGCTATTGGTGTCTCTGAGCCTCGTCTGGACCCTCTGCCCTTCCACTCTGG GATTCCAGCCCAGGATCTCAGCACCCCCAGCTTCCGAGGAGCACCAG GGTGGAATCTTATACGCTCATCTGGATTTTGATTCGCGGAATCGCAATGGGCGCACGATGCAGCGATCAGCCAGAGGGAAACGTGTAAAAGCCTGA
- the LOC119848050 gene encoding immunoglobulin alpha-2 heavy chain-like isoform X7: protein MFWYLRREGEKPTCIKRCLDDQNVSKFACKHETHNSTLEISNVQKTESGIYYCAFEYSSYLIFGNGTTLIVGDSYSNSSWVMLLVPFPYGSQVTGTANLACVIHGVSSPVHVSWSVSGELQEQGLTRSLKAKDGSLMLINHINVPMDTWTSGKNFTCEVKFNSSGNSVKTSTRYPAAPASKCSHYIVPLAAVAGLLLLLVSLSLVWTLCPSTLGFQPRISAPPASEEHQGGILYAHLDFDSRNRNGRTMQRSARGKRVKA, encoded by the exons ATGTTTTGGTATTTGAGAagagaaggtgaaaaacccaCCTGCATTAAGCGCTGTTTGGATGATCAAAATGTAAGTAAATTTGCTTGCAAACATGAGACACACAACTCGACGCTGGAAATCAGCAATGTCCAAAAGACTGAGTCTGGCATTTACTACTGTGCATTTGAATACAGTAGCTACCTGATTTTTGGAAATGGAACCACACTGATCGTTGGAG ACAGTTATTCCAACAGTAGCTGGGTGATGCTTCTGGTCCCATTTCCATATGGCAGTCAAGTCACTGGGACAGCAAATCTGGCTTGTGTGATCCATGGAGTGTCCAGCCCAGTCCATGTTTCCTGGAGTGTTTcgggggagctgcaggaacagGGGCTGACACGATCATTGAAAGCAAAGGATGGATCTTTAATGCTCATAAATCACATCAACGTCCCTATGGACACCTGGACTAGTGGGAAGAATTTCACCTGTGAAGTCAAATTCAACTCTTCTGGCAACAGTGTGAAGACAAGTACCAGGTATCCTGCAG cccctgccagcaaGTGCTCACATTACATTGTGCCCCTTGCGGCTGTTGCTGGTCTGCTGCTGCTATTGGTGTCTCTGAGCCTCGTCTGGACCCTCTGCCCTTCCACTCTGG GATTCCAGCCCAGGATCTCAGCACCCCCAGCTTCCGAGGAGCACCAG GGTGGAATCTTATACGCTCATCTGGATTTTGATTCGCGGAATCGCAATGGGCGCACGATGCAGCGATCAGCCAGAGGGAAACGTGTAAAAGCCTGA